A single window of Ammospiza caudacuta isolate bAmmCau1 chromosome Z, bAmmCau1.pri, whole genome shotgun sequence DNA harbors:
- the DIRAS2 gene encoding GTP-binding protein Di-Ras2 — translation MPEQSNDYRVVVFGAGGVGKSSLVLRFVKGTFRESYIPTIEDTYRQVISCDKSICTLQITDTTGSHQFPAMQRLSISKGHAFILVYSITSRQSLEELKPIYEQICQIKGDIESIPIMLVGNKNDENQNREVESSEGDAMAKKWKCAFMETSAKTNHNVKELFQELLNLEKRRTVSLQIDGKKSKQQKRKEKLKGKCVVM, via the coding sequence atGCCTGAGCAAAGCAACGATTATAGGGTAGTTGTGTTTGGAGCTGGAGGAGTGGGAAAAAGTTCTTTGGTCTTGAGATTTGTGAAGGGCACTTTCAGAGAGAGCTACATCCCTACCATTGAAGACACCTATCGGCAGGTGATCAGCTGTGATAAGAGCATATGCACTTTGCAGATAACTGACACTACCGGGAGCCATCAATTTCCAGCCATGCAACGTCTCTCTATTTCTAAAGGAcatgcttttattttggtttactCTATCACCAGCCGACAGTCCTTGGAGGAACTCAAGCCAATCTACGAGCAAATATGTCAGATTAAAGGAGACATAGAAAGCATTCCAATCATGCTGGTGGGGAACAAAAATGATGAGAACCAAAATCGAGAGGTAGAAAGCAGTGAAGGAGATGCCATGGCTAAGAAGTGGAAATGTGCCTTCATGGAGACCTCTGCCAAGACAAACCACAATGTGAAAGAGTTATTCCAAGAATTGCTAAACCTGGAGAAACGCAGGACTGTGAGTTTGCAAATTGATGGCAAAAAGAGCAAgcaacagaaaaggaaggagaagctgaaaggaaaatgtgtgGTGATGTGA